In Mycoplasma feriruminatoris, the sequence ATTTTACTGTACCAAATCATAAAATTGATAAATATATTCTTGCTCCATTTAAAGAAAAAAATACTAAAATCATTGTTGCTATTTTTGAAGAAGATATTCATAAATTAGGTCAAATCTGTATGGCTGCAAAAGAAAATAATAGAAGAATAGCAGTTTATGGAAGAACAATGGATGCGGTTTTAAGATCTAATTTAATTCATGAAGATCTAGTTATAAAACCTGAAGATCTAATGTCAATTCAAGAATATGTAAATTCAGATAATGGAGTTTTAATAATTTCTGGAACTGGTGATGATCTTTATTCAAAACTTGCAAAGATAGCTACTTCAAATGATAGTTTAGTTGAATTTACAGAAAAAGATTTAATCATTTTAACAAATACTCCAGTTGCAGGAGTTGAAAAGCGTCATGCTCAAATTCTAGATGAATTAGCTAGAACTGATGCTAGATTATTAGCTTTAAGTGATAAAAATATTTGATCAATGAGAGCTAGTTATGAAGATATTAAAATGTTAACTTCAATTTTAAATCCAAAATATTTTATTCCAGTTAAAGCTTTATATAAAGACTTTTTAAGTGCTGAAAAAGCTGCAATTGAAGCTGGTGTTGATAATCAAAATATTGGAATTATTGATAATGGTGAAATTTTAAAATTATCAAAAAATCATTTAGCAATTTCAGAATATAGTGCTGAACATGGAAATGTTTATGTTGATGGTTCAGGAATTGGTGATGTTGGATCAATTGTTTTAAATGAAAGAAAACAATTAGCAACTGATGGAGTAATTATAGTTGGGGCAACTATTGATACTAGAAATAAAGAATTAATTTCTCTAATCGATACTCAAATGCGTGGGGTTTTATATATTCAAGAAGATAATCCTATTTTTAAAATATTACAAAGAGAAGTTACAAATTTAATTTTAGAAGGACAAGCTTTATATAAAAAAGAGCCTAAAAAATACGATCTTAACGAGATCAAAAAAGATATAACAGCAAGAATCAAACAATTAATAAAACAAGAATCAGGAAAAACACCAATCGTTTTAGTAATTATTAACGAATCAGATGGAAAAGGTTATATTCCTAGAAACAGCAAAAGAAGATACAATAACAATAACAAAAATACTAGAGCTAAAAGAGATAAATCATAAGTTAGGTTTATCTTTTTTTTATGAAATTTTATTTATATTTTAAGTAAATTATTTTCTAAAATTACCTGCTATATAATAGAGTTGTATTAATATAGAAAAATGGTACAAAATTGTGAATGACGAAAAGAAAATGTCGTTAAAAAAATTCATTTGAATGGGTTTTAACTACACAGTCGGTGTTGGGTTTATTGGTAATTTAGCAATTTTTTCTAATATTAAAGTTCAAGAAGAAATCAATCAACAATCTACGGGATTACATATTTTTTGAATTTTTGGATTATTAGGATTTATTGCTTCAATTTGTGCATTAGCGTTTGCAAAACTTTCTACTATTCATAAATCAGATAATAATGGTGGAACTTATTTATATGCAAGAACTTCTTTTGGAAGATTTATAGGTCTAATGGTTGCATTTGTTCAATACGTAATGTTGCCATTTATTATTGCATCTCAAATTTGAGGTTTTTTAAAAGCCTTTTTAATAACTGATTTATCGAGGACTTAATTGAGGATTTGATAAAATACCAGGTCTTGGAAATTGAAGTTCTTTAGTTTTAGATATTTTAGGAATTATCATTTATTTTGCATTTGCTCTAGTTATTTTTGGTGGAATGAAATGATTTAAAAAAATAGCAAATTACTCATCAGCTGTTAAATGAGCAACTTCTTGTGTTTTAATTTTAGCTGGTATTGTAATGGCTTTTATGAATGGTTCATCAAATTATCAAATGTGAAATCATGATTATAATGAATCAATAAAAGGTTTAAGTTTTAATGCTTTTTCAAAAGCGTTTGTTTCTTGTTTTTTCTTCTTTTCAGGGTTTGAATCATTTGCAACAGCTGGAAAAAATATTAAAGATCCAGAAAAGAATCTATCAAAAGGAATTATGATAGTAATGCTAGTTTCTTCAGTATTTTATATTGTAGTTATGGCAATCTTTTTTGCAGCAGTTAATCCAAAACAAGGATTTAGTCAAAACATGACAACTGGTTTATGAAATATGGCACCAATTAATCAAGTTAAATGGTTATCTATTTTAGGTATTGCTATTATGTTTATTTCTCAAATTGCTTTAAGAGCAAATACTTCAGTACAAAACGCTTTATACGGTGGAACAATGCTTCAACCAATGGCTGTTGAAGGATTTATTTCTGAAAAATATAATGAATTAAACAAAGATAACATACCTGCAAAAGCTTCTTTATTAAACACTTATGTAATTTTAATAGTAACTGTAGTTTGATTAATTATTCCAGATATTATTTATGGCTTTCAACCACAAGGAACTAAACTAATCTTTAACATAGGCCAATTAACTGAAGCTTCAAGTGCTATTATTATTTCTTTATATATTATTAGTGTTTTAGCTTTATTAAAAATAGCAATTCAAAAATATATCAAACTACATATTTGAGAATGAATCAGTTTTAGTTTTGCTTTAATTTTATTAGTTGTGTTATTCTTTTATCACTATTATTCATTATTTGATGTAATAGTTAGATATGCAAAACATGCTGGACCTGGTTTAGAAGATTTAATTGGAGCTATTGTTGAGTTATTATTTGTAATAATTTCACTAGCATTTGCCATTATTTGATACTTTACTTATTATAAGAAAAAACTAAATCAAAGATTATCAACACTTGAGGGTAGAAAATTACAAGATACATTAGATGATGAATTTGTTTTAATAAATACACAAAAACCTTTTATAAAACAAAAATAGCTAATTCTTTAAATAGTAATTAGCTATTTTTTTATAATTTAATTAAAATAATAAAGAGAGAAATGTATGAAGAAGTTAACAAAAGAACAAGGTTTTAATTCTAAATTATTTATAATTTATAAAACTGATTTTAAAAAAACTAAAACTATTTGTTTTATTATGCTAGTGTTTTTAGTTATTAGTATGTTTAGACTAACATTAATAGGACAATTTTTTGATGATATTTTCTTTTCTTTTTTATTTGGGTGATTTAAATATTTAGTTTATTTTCTACTTTTTATTATTAATTTTTGTTTATTTAAAAAAATATTAATTGCATTTAGAGTAAAACAATTTATTATAACTAGTTTTTTTATAATGTTTTTAACTAGTTTTTTAACTTTAAACTTTATAGTTTATCAATTTATAAATAATCAAACTATATCAAATGATTTTAAAATTTATGCTTTATGACAAAATGATATTATATTACAAATTACTAAATTTTATAATTATCACTGATATGATAAATCAATATTTTTAATAGATTTTAAAAACTGGGTTAATTACTTTTTTAATACTAGTACTTATTTTAATGTTTATTTAATGGGTGGGTTTATTTCTTATTTATTTTGTGGTGTTATTTGATATATCACTTTACCTGCTGCTTATTTAACATTAATAGTTTTAATAATTATCTTTTTAATATGAATCACTACTTCAGATCCATTCTATTTATTAAAAAACAAAACTAATAAAAACACAAATTTAACTACAAATAGAGCTAATTTAAATAATAGAACAATAGTAAATAATTCTAATAAAAATAAAGAATTAGTAATTTTTGAAAACAAACTAGATGATAATTTAGAACAACCTATTTATAGAAATAAAGAATATAATCTAATCACTAATTTAGAAAATATTTTTTTAAGTAGTGATTTTATTGATAAAATGCTTTTTTTAAAACTAGAACAAACTAACTTTAATAAAGAAGAAATCTTTACAAAAGAACAAAAAACAAATATTACTGATCAATTTAAACAAAATCATAAATCAGGAATTTTAACAGATAGCGAAATTAGTCCTTTTAAAAGAAATAAAGCTGTTAAAAAAATTAGTGATGATGAGTTTTTTAATGAGTTATTTGAAGAAAAGTAGGATAAATTATGAGTTTAAAACAACAAGTTGACTTACTAACAAACAAACCAGGTTGCTATTTATTTTTAAATAAAGAAAAACAAGTAATATATGTTGGAAAAGCAAAAAATCTTAAAAAAAGAGTTAGTACATATTTTAATAAAGCTTATAATATTAAAACAACAAGACTAATTAGAGAAATAGCTGATTTAAAATATTTTATTGTTGATAATGAAAAAGAATCTTTATTATTAGAAAAAAATTTAATTAAAAAATATCATCCTAAATATAATGTTTTATTAAATGATGATAAGACATATCCTTATATTATAATTACTAATCAAAAAGATCCAATGTATAAATATGTTAGAAAATATGATAAAAAAGCATTAAAAAATTATGGTCCTTTACCAATTGGAAGTAATGCTAGAAATATTTTATTAACACTACAACGTTTATTTCCTTTAAGAATGTGTAAAGGAGATTTAAAAAAACCTTGTTTGTATTATCATTTAAACCAATGTTCTGGAGCTTGTTTTAAAGAAGTTGATCCTAGTTATTATGAAAATCAAATTAAACAAGTAGATAAGTTTTTTAAAGGTGATATTAATCAAGTAAAACAAACTTTAATTAATCAAATGCAAAAAGCTAGTGATAATTTACAATTTGAACAAGCAAAAAGAATTAAAGATCAAATTACTAGTTTAGATTTTATTACTGCAAAACAAAATGTAGATATTGTTACAAATAAAAATATTGATGTAGTTAATTATGAAATTAATCAAGACAAAATTTGTTTTGTGATGTTGTTTTATCGATTAGGTCAATTAACTTATAAAGATGAATATATTCAAGATTATGAAGGTCAAAATTTAAGTGAATTATTTAATAGTTATTTACAACAAATTTATCAAAAAAATATTTATCCTGATGTTTTATTAATTCCAAATGAAATAGAATTATTAGATTTAGATGAAAACTTATTAGAATTTAGTTCTTATAGTTTAGATAAACAAAATGATGTGTTTGTTAAATTAGCAAAACAAAATGCTATTGATAGCTTAAATAAATCTATTATTTCAAATAATATAAACAGTGGAGATGAAATTGAAATTTTAAATCAGTTACAACAAATTTCAAATGCATCTAAATATTTAAAACGTATTGAAATGTTTGATATTTCAAATATTTATAACCAATTCATTACTGGAGCTTGTATAGTTTATATTAATCGTAAACCAATTAGAAATGAGTTTAGAAAATATAATATAGATTCATCATATACTTCTGATTTTTCAAGAATGAAGTTTATGTTAGAAAAAAGATTTTTAAAAAAGATTAATCAAAAAGAAGAACTACCTGATCTAATTATTGTTGATGGTGGAATTATTCAAATTCATGCTGCTAAAGAAGTTTTAAATAAATTAAATTTAAATATTGATGTAATTGGCTTAAGTAAAGATGATCATCATAAAACAAGATATTTAATTGATGTATTTGAACAAACTATTGATATTAAAAACTTTAAAAAATTATTTAACTTTTTAACTAGTTTACAAATTAGAGTTGATGAGTATGCTAAATCTGGATTTAGAAAAAAATATCACAATCAATTAAATGACCAAGTACTTTTAATTAAAGGTGTTGGTAAGAAAACTAATTTAAAATTATATAAACATTTTAAAACAATAGATAATATTAAAAAAGCAGACTTTGAAGAATTAAATAAAGTTATTAATAATAAAAAAATTACTAATTTGATAATTAGTAATTTGAATAAATAGCTTTTTAGTACTTATTTTCAATTTATTTTTTAGATTTGATATATTAATAATAAAATACTTTATTAGTAAATAGATATTAATTAGTCTTTATTATATAATTAGTAAGTTATAAGGAGAAAGTCATGTCAAAAGAAATTATTTTAACTCAAGAAGGATTAGAAGAATTAAAAGTTGAGCTTAAAAATTTATTAGAAGTTGTAAGACCAAAAGTTATTGAAGAACTAGTTGAAGCACGTAACCAAGGAGATTTAAGTGAAAATGCTGATTATGATGCTGCTAGAAACAGACAAGCTGAAGTTGAAGCAAGAATTAAAGAAGTTGAAACTTTAATTAATAGAGCTAAAGTTATTGATGATTCTAAAGCTCATTCAACTGGTGAAGTTAAAATTGGATCAACTGTTGAATTTATTTCAAGTTTAGATCACAAAGTAAAAGAAATCAAAATTGTTGGTGCGATTGAAGCTGATCCTTTTTCTAATCTAATTTCTAATGAATCGCCAATTGCAAAAGCTATAATTGGTAAAAAAGTTAATACTACTGTTGAAATTAAAGACATTATAAAACCATACAAAATCACAATTAAAAGTATTAAATAATATAGCTATTGTTTTGCAATAGCTTTTTTTATAGAAAGTAAATAAATATGAAACCATTAGTTGTAATTACTGGAGCAAGTTCTGGAATTGGACTAGCTTGTGCAAAATATTTTTCAAATAAAAATCACCCTTTATTAATTCTTGCAAGAAGAAAAGAAATATTAGATGATTTAAATTTACCAAACACAATAACAGCTAGAGTTGATGTTAGAGATTTTAATCAACTAAATGAAGCTATTAAACAAGCTGAAAGTATATATGGACCTGTTGATCTATTAATTAATAATGCTGGAATTATGATTCTAGATAAATATCAAGATCAAAAACTAGAAGATAAATATAATATGATCGATATCAATATTAAAGGTGTAATTAATGGAATGGATGCTGTTTTAAAAAGTATGTTAAAACAAAATCGTGGAACTATAGTTAATATTTCTAGTGTTGCAGCAAGATATACTTATACTGATCATTCTGTTTATTGTGGATCAAAATATGCAGTAAATGCAATTACTGAACAAGTAAGAAAAGAATTAAGCAATACAAATATTAGATTTACTTTGATTGAACCAGCAATTGTAAATACTAATTTATTAAATAGTACAACAAATAAGCAAGTTAAAGATGATTATCAAAAATCAATTGATGAAATTAATGGTGGATTAAAACCTGAACAAATTGCTCAAACTATTTATTATGTTTATTCATTACCTCAAGATGTAATGATACCTGAATTAATGATTGCTCATACTAATGAATCTGAAGTTTAATTACAATCTATTAATAAACTCTTTTATTAATAAATTAAATGAACGATTAAATTCATTTTCTAAAATACAAAAATAAATAATTTTTAAAAAATCTAACTCTTTAAGTTTTTTAGTTTTAAATAATCTAGTTACATATTTATTTGTTCATCTAACAAACTCACTAGAATTAAATAACTCATTTTTAATATTTTCACTATATAAATCTTTTAAATTAGATTTATATTCATTTGGAATTAGTTTTAACACTTCAATAGTAAATCTTTGAAATTTATCGTTTAAAGTTTTATTAGCGATGTTTAAAACTAGTTCTTTTTTATTTAAAATTTCATCATCATTTAACTGATTGTAAAAATCAATCATAGTTAAAATAGCAAAATTCATACCAACTAATTTCATATAATTTCTAATTTGATTTTGAAATTTAGCTAGTAGTTTTTTATTAGTTAAAATGTGATTTAATTTTGGATTTAAAAAATGTAAGTAATTATTAGTTGATCTGAAAAACTTATCTAAACTCACTTCTTGAATCATATTAAAATCAAGATAATCATTTGGATTTACATTAAAATGAGTAATGAATTTTTTTAGCTTAAAAACTAGTTTATTTATCTTTTTATATCATCAAGGGTTAATGTGAGTATATGATTCTAAGTCTTTAGATTTTAGTTCTCTTAGTTTATAAATTTCAATCATTTCTTATGCTCTTTTCTATATTATATATTAAAATAAAATGTTGCTAGTAATGTATAATTAAGGTAGTTTAAAGGAGTTTTTTTATGAATAAAAATGAGATTTTTGACACTGATTTTTTTGAATCAGGTTTAGCTTACATTTTAACTAATTTAGATTTTATTCAAGAAGAATTAGAACAAGAAAATTTACAAACAGATCTAATAGAAAAATTAATAGCTGATTTTGAAGTAGTTAATGAATATGACCAATGAGATTTACTAACTAATAATTTATTACAAGCTGAAAATGAAATTTTAAACCAAATTTTACAAATTAAAGATTCAACAAAATTTCATTTACTAAGTAGTTATTTTTTAGCAAAACATCTAGCTATTTATTTAAAATCAAATAGTTTTTTAATAGAAAAAATTGAACAATTAGAAACTAATTATATTGATAATTTAACAGATGAAAAAAAAGAAGAATTTATTAATAATATAAAACAAGAAGTTTTAAAAAACAACTCAGAAATTTATAAACAAAACGAAGAAATTTATAAAGATTTATTTGATAAAAAAGCTGAATTTAAAAAAATTTATCAATTATTAATTAAAGAAACTGAATTTGAAGATTTTAGTTATGCTAATGAACTATTATTTAACATGTTAGATAATTATACAAAATTTGATAATAAAGAGGATTTATTAAAATTAGAAATTTTAACTAATGCACAAAGCTTAATTGATTTTATTACCTTTTATGAATCTAGTTTATTTGATGATGAAGAAGAATAAAAATGTCTAGTAAAGTAATTACAATAATAATTTTTATAGTAATATATTTAGTATTTTTATTAATAACTTTTATATTAGCTTATTTATATCAAATCAAAAATAGAGATTTTATTCATTTTAACAACAAATATTTAGAAGATTGAAATAAATATAAATTAGAAAATAAAGATTCTAATTTAAGTGAAATTGAATTTGAATATGAACTACCAGAAAACGAAATTGGATTATTTCAAAAAGAACTTTTAATATCAAAAACAAATGAAAAAACACCTGATTATAAAGATTATTTTGATGATGATTATTTAGTTTTAAAAAAGAGTTTAAGTTTATATCAAACTACAAGTTATCATTTTGAACCAACAAAATTATATTTAACTAATTTACATTTAGTAATTGATGATAACGATCAGTTTTATAAGTATAAAATTGATGAAATTAAAAGTTGTAGTATTTGTGTAATTAAAGATAAAAATCTTTTAGAAAAAGGCTGTGTTATAAAAATAAAAGACCAAAGTCTTACAATTTTAGGTGATGTTTTTCTACTAGTATTAGTTATTAAAAAACTAAAAAAGGAGTTTTAATATGCAAGATAATTTTATTTCTTATATTATTTTATTTTCTTCAGTTATTTTATCAAGCATTGGATCTTTTATTGTTAATTTTTATTGATGAAATAAAGTTAAAAAAACTTATAACCAAATAAAAGATGAATATCTAGAATATAATTTTGATAAAAAAGGTTTTTATAAAATCAAACTAGTTAACATTTTAACTTTTGCGATATCACTTTTTGTTATAATATTTATTACAATTTTAAAACTAACAAATTTATTAAATCAAGCTTTTTTATATGAAACAATTGCTATATTTATGATTATTTGTCAATATATTTTATTTGTAGTTTTATTGGTTTTAACAAATCAGTTAATAGTAATTAAAACTGAAAAATATCTAGTTTTAGTTAATAGAATAGTTGAATTAAGATCTATTTTTCAAATTCATATTACAAAACATTTTATAAGAGTAGTTTATATTAGTGTCCATAGTAGAAAATATAGATTATGAATTTATAAAAAAAATGATTTAGATAAATGATTTGAAACAAATTTTAAAGAGTTAGTAAAGAAAGGATAAAGATGATAAAACAAGCTAGTTTTATAACTTCAGCATCAAATAAAAGTAACTGAATAGATGATGATATTAGTGAAATTTGTTTAATAGGTAGAAGTAATGTTGGAAAATCTAGTTTTATTAACTCTTTAACAAATAATAACAAACTAGCAAAAATCTCAAATACACCTGGAAAAACTAGATTATTAAACTTTTTTGACATTAATAAAGGTGAGTATCGATTAGTGGATGCTCCAGGATATGGTTATGCAAAAGTAGATGATAATTTAAAAATTCAATTTGCTAAAATGATGGAAGAATATTTTATTAATCGTAAAAATTTAAAAGGTGTTTTTTTATTATTAGATCTTAGACATAAACCAAGTAATGATGATGTGATGATGTATCAATTTTTAAAGCATTATAATATTCCAGTTGTGATTATTGGTACTAAATTAGATAAATTAAAAAAAAGCGAATATGTTAA encodes:
- the greA gene encoding transcription elongation factor GreA, which translates into the protein MSKEIILTQEGLEELKVELKNLLEVVRPKVIEELVEARNQGDLSENADYDAARNRQAEVEARIKEVETLINRAKVIDDSKAHSTGEVKIGSTVEFISSLDHKVKEIKIVGAIEADPFSNLISNESPIAKAIIGKKVNTTVEIKDIIKPYKITIKSIK
- the yihA gene encoding ribosome biogenesis GTP-binding protein YihA/YsxC — translated: MIKQASFITSASNKSNWIDDDISEICLIGRSNVGKSSFINSLTNNNKLAKISNTPGKTRLLNFFDINKGEYRLVDAPGYGYAKVDDNLKIQFAKMMEEYFINRKNLKGVFLLLDLRHKPSNDDVMMYQFLKHYNIPVVIIGTKLDKLKKSEYVKNEKIIKETINFYKEDEFIKISNLNKTNIIKCYELIDKLLGGK
- the uvrC gene encoding excinuclease ABC subunit UvrC codes for the protein MSLKQQVDLLTNKPGCYLFLNKEKQVIYVGKAKNLKKRVSTYFNKAYNIKTTRLIREIADLKYFIVDNEKESLLLEKNLIKKYHPKYNVLLNDDKTYPYIIITNQKDPMYKYVRKYDKKALKNYGPLPIGSNARNILLTLQRLFPLRMCKGDLKKPCLYYHLNQCSGACFKEVDPSYYENQIKQVDKFFKGDINQVKQTLINQMQKASDNLQFEQAKRIKDQITSLDFITAKQNVDIVTNKNIDVVNYEINQDKICFVMLFYRLGQLTYKDEYIQDYEGQNLSELFNSYLQQIYQKNIYPDVLLIPNEIELLDLDENLLEFSSYSLDKQNDVFVKLAKQNAIDSLNKSIISNNINSGDEIEILNQLQQISNASKYLKRIEMFDISNIYNQFITGACIVYINRKPIRNEFRKYNIDSSYTSDFSRMKFMLEKRFLKKINQKEELPDLIIVDGGIIQIHAAKEVLNKLNLNIDVIGLSKDDHHKTRYLIDVFEQTIDIKNFKKLFNFLTSLQIRVDEYAKSGFRKKYHNQLNDQVLLIKGVGKKTNLKLYKHFKTIDNIKKADFEELNKVINNKKITNLIISNLNK
- a CDS encoding SDR family oxidoreductase, producing MKPLVVITGASSGIGLACAKYFSNKNHPLLILARRKEILDDLNLPNTITARVDVRDFNQLNEAIKQAESIYGPVDLLINNAGIMILDKYQDQKLEDKYNMIDINIKGVINGMDAVLKSMLKQNRGTIVNISSVAARYTYTDHSVYCGSKYAVNAITEQVRKELSNTNIRFTLIEPAIVNTNLLNSTTNKQVKDDYQKSIDEINGGLKPEQIAQTIYYVYSLPQDVMIPELMIAHTNESEV
- a CDS encoding amino acid permease, with translation MKWFKKIANYSSAVKWATSCVLILAGIVMAFMNGSSNYQMWNHDYNESIKGLSFNAFSKAFVSCFFFFSGFESFATAGKNIKDPEKNLSKGIMIVMLVSSVFYIVVMAIFFAAVNPKQGFSQNMTTGLWNMAPINQVKWLSILGIAIMFISQIALRANTSVQNALYGGTMLQPMAVEGFISEKYNELNKDNIPAKASLLNTYVILIVTVVWLIIPDIIYGFQPQGTKLIFNIGQLTEASSAIIISLYIISVLALLKIAIQKYIKLHIWEWISFSFALILLVVLFFYHYYSLFDVIVRYAKHAGPGLEDLIGAIVELLFVIISLAFAIIWYFTYYKKKLNQRLSTLEGRKLQDTLDDEFVLINTQKPFIKQK
- a CDS encoding APC family permease yields the protein MNDEKKMSLKKFIWMGFNYTVGVGFIGNLAIFSNIKVQEEINQQSTGLHIFWIFGLLGFIASICALAFAKLSTIHKSDNNGGTYLYARTSFGRFIGLMVAFVQYVMLPFIIASQIWGFLKAFLITDLSRT
- a CDS encoding ribonuclease J — encoded protein: MPDIKFTALGGQDERGKNLYVLEIDNDFFILDAGVKYPEKDILGIDTVIPKFDYIKQNKKKIKGIFLTNPSAYNMGAIPYLLKEIEAPIYCNEITELIAKIKFQKLRVKNKDHILKVVHDKDILKIGNTKVEIFRTTSSSPQSFGYVFHTDLGSIVYAGDYIIDGKEQSYFSTDYTHLSQIAKNGVLALISDAEFASRRDFTVPNHKIDKYILAPFKEKNTKIIVAIFEEDIHKLGQICMAAKENNRRIAVYGRTMDAVLRSNLIHEDLVIKPEDLMSIQEYVNSDNGVLIISGTGDDLYSKLAKIATSNDSLVEFTEKDLIILTNTPVAGVEKRHAQILDELARTDARLLALSDKNIWSMRASYEDIKMLTSILNPKYFIPVKALYKDFLSAEKAAIEAGVDNQNIGIIDNGEILKLSKNHLAISEYSAEHGNVYVDGSGIGDVGSIVLNERKQLATDGVIIVGATIDTRNKELISLIDTQMRGVLYIQEDNPIFKILQREVTNLILEGQALYKKEPKKYDLNEIKKDITARIKQLIKQESGKTPIVLVIINESDGKGYIPRNSKRRYNNNNKNTRAKRDKS